The Hymenobacter sp. GOD-10R genome includes a window with the following:
- a CDS encoding efflux RND transporter periplasmic adaptor subunit, translating into MPATRLTQFAWVVVSLLGISLAGCGEKSQADTQKAPSAPVLPVTELASQDTVLHHDYVADIQSVRNVELRARVAGFLEQIYVDEGRPVKKGQPLFRINDAEFRSQVAKAQAAYNNAQAQARVIQLELDRVKMLVEKDIISPSELAVAQSKLKAAQAGIAEAQSLRNTAALNLSYTLVRAPFDGLVDRIPLKAGSLIADGTLLTTVSDPSAVYAYFNVAENEYLEYAKTRQQNKARPGDSEVTLLLADGTPYAYPGKIQTQENEFEENTGSIAFRAQFPNPEKLLKHGATGRVRLTNPIHNVVLVPQKAVFEIQDKNYVFVVDEANKVKMQAFIPQTRLSDYYVVKSGLKPGQKIVYEGVQDLREGTKIQPRFVAMDELMADAR; encoded by the coding sequence ATGCCCGCTACTCGCCTTACCCAGTTTGCCTGGGTTGTTGTTTCTCTCCTCGGTATCTCGCTGGCTGGCTGCGGTGAGAAAAGCCAAGCCGACACCCAGAAAGCTCCGTCTGCACCAGTATTGCCCGTCACGGAGCTGGCGTCGCAGGACACGGTCTTGCACCACGACTATGTGGCTGATATTCAATCAGTACGCAACGTGGAGCTACGCGCCCGGGTCGCTGGCTTTTTGGAGCAGATTTATGTAGATGAAGGGCGCCCGGTGAAGAAAGGACAGCCGCTCTTTCGCATCAACGACGCTGAGTTTCGCTCGCAAGTAGCCAAGGCCCAGGCGGCTTATAACAACGCCCAAGCCCAAGCCCGGGTGATTCAGCTAGAGCTCGATCGGGTGAAGATGCTGGTGGAGAAGGACATCATCTCACCCAGCGAGCTAGCCGTGGCGCAGTCGAAGCTGAAGGCGGCGCAGGCGGGTATTGCCGAGGCGCAGTCCTTGCGCAACACGGCGGCCCTGAACCTATCGTACACCTTGGTACGGGCACCTTTCGACGGCCTTGTGGACCGGATTCCGCTGAAAGCCGGTAGCCTGATAGCCGATGGCACGCTGCTCACCACCGTTTCGGACCCCAGTGCCGTGTACGCTTACTTCAACGTAGCAGAAAACGAGTACCTAGAATACGCCAAGACCCGCCAGCAGAACAAAGCCCGGCCGGGTGATAGCGAAGTAACACTGCTGCTAGCCGATGGCACACCCTATGCGTACCCCGGCAAGATCCAAACCCAGGAAAACGAATTCGAGGAAAACACCGGCTCCATTGCTTTTCGGGCACAATTCCCGAACCCCGAAAAGCTGCTCAAGCACGGCGCCACCGGCCGCGTGCGCCTGACGAACCCCATCCACAACGTGGTGCTCGTGCCCCAGAAAGCTGTGTTCGAGATTCAGGATAAAAACTACGTCTTCGTGGTCGATGAAGCCAACAAAGTGAAGATGCAAGCCTTCATTCCTCAAACACGCCTTTCGGACTACTACGTGGTGAAAAGCGGCCTGAAGCCCGGGCAGAAAATCGTGTACGAAGGGGTGCAGGACCTGCGGGAAGGCACCAAGATCCAGCCACGATTCGTGGCTATGGACGAGCTGATGGCTGATGCCCGGTAG